Proteins encoded together in one Juglans regia cultivar Chandler chromosome 9, Walnut 2.0, whole genome shotgun sequence window:
- the LOC108984963 gene encoding uncharacterized protein LOC108984963: protein MKGVFWFAKKGKLSPRCVGPYEILEKVGTVAYRLELPTEFQGIHNIFHVSSLKKSFEKQIPTVVDTRDISLQPNLTYEEVLIQITDWKDKELRNRKIPLVKVLWRNHDVEEAAWEIEADMRSKYPYLFGM from the coding sequence ATGAAAGGAGTCTTTTGGTTTGCAAAGAAAGGAAAGTTAAGTCCAAGATGCGTGGGACCATATGAGATTTTGGAGAAAGTAGGAACAGTGGCTTACAGGCTGGAACTTCCCACTGAATTCCAAGGAATCCACAATATTTTCCATGTATCTTCTCTCAAGAAGAGTTTCGAAAAGCAAATTCCAACCGTTGTTGACACGAGGGATATTTCACTTCAACCTAACCTAACCTACGAGGAAGTTCTAATTCAGATCACTGATTGGAAGGATAAGGAACTACGAAATCGTAAAATCCCCTTGGTTAAGGTTTTGTGGCGAAATCATGATGTTGAAGAGGCCGCATGGGAAATAGAAGCTGACATGAGAAGCAAATACCCTTATTTATTTGGCATGTGA